One Anoplopoma fimbria isolate UVic2021 breed Golden Eagle Sablefish chromosome 2, Afim_UVic_2022, whole genome shotgun sequence DNA window includes the following coding sequences:
- the zgc:165481 gene encoding E3 ubiquitin-protein ligase RNF182, translating to MEACRRLPNPKHDLKMSSAQAELEEKDCPPPEELECKICYQRYNAHNRKPKILDCLHRVCVRCLTKILDIADGAGFISCPFCRHQTEVTEYEVSALPDDAIIMSHLAMRDKSWSSDHNREVVLTPTGFSSSSPSHDSSNCLVITIMEVQGDSQHSPSRNGSSDVYAEQSLDSVSMGSNGPADQDALSKFCNHVPRILVWLLGFLYFGSLPLGIYLLVIQRVTLGIVCVSLVPSSLTVCLVYGFCQCLCQGMCDCSSRG from the exons ATGGAAGCTTGTAGGCGATTGCCCAACCCTA AACATGACTTGAAGATGAGCAGTGCTCAGGCTGAGTTGGAGGAGAAGGACTGTCCTCCACCAGAGGAATTAGAGTGTAAAATCTGTTACCAACGCTACAATGCCCACAACCGCAAGCCTAAGATCCTGGACTGTCTGCACAGGGTCTGCGTTCGCTGCCTCACTAAGATCTTGGACATCGCTGACGGGGCGGGCTTCATTTCCTGCCCCTTTTGCCGACACCAGACTGAGGTCACAGAGTACGAGGTGTCAGCCCTCCCTGACGATGCTATCATCATGTCCCACTTGGCAATGCGGGACAAATCCTGGAGCTCCGACCACAACAGGGAGGTGGTCCTGACTCCAACGGgtttttcctcctccagcccGTCTCACGACTCCTCCAACTGCCTGGTCATCACTATAATGGAAGTGCAGGGGGACTCACAGCACTCCCCGAGCCGAAACGGCAGCTCTGACGTCTACGCCGAGCAGAGTCTGGACTCGGTATCGATGGGCTCCAATGGGCCGGCTGATCAGGACGCCCTGTCCAAGTTCTGTAATCATGTCCCACGCATCCTGGTCTGGCTGCTGGGTTTCTTATACTTTGGCTCTCTGCCTCTAGGAATCTACTTGTTGGTGATCCAAAGGGTGACACTGGGCATTGTATGTGTTAGCTTGGTGCCATCGAGCCTCACAGTTTGCCTGGTCTACGGGTTCTGCCAGTGTCTGTGCCAGGGCATGTGTGACTGTTCCTCCAGGGGCTGA